Below is a window of Impatiens glandulifera chromosome 2, dImpGla2.1, whole genome shotgun sequence DNA.
CAAAGTCGAAAGAGGCAATGATTTGCTGTTAACGTATTCCCAGTCTTCTTCATATCCCGATTCGATTCCTTTGTTGTTAATCTCTTCTCCCCCGCGGTTATGCCCACGGTCGTGGCTAAGTGCAGAAGGGACGTGAAATCCACGTGACTCAATCGCATCTTCAACCTTTTGATGCAAGAAGCTACGGAAACCAAAACCGCTTGATGACTCTTCAACTTCACGTTCGGTCTGATCATCTTTCTTGCTGGTACTCTCACCAATTTGCTCCTTGGCTTCATCTATAAGACCACCACTGTGACATGAATCTGATATGATTGTAATGTAACAACCTTCTGGCACTTTGTCTACAAACTCTCTGAAGTCATCATCTGTAAGAACACGCACGAATCATTCAATATATAAGAACGAACTCATCAAGACAGATGAGAATTCCGCAATTCAATTATACGATCTATAACAAATCCAATCACTCCGTTGATAATAATACCAATCCTAATGTAAGAAATAGTAGATCGGACTAAGTAGATTAACCGTAAGTAAAAGAATTCATCAAGAGACAAATGAGAATTCCGCAATTCAATTACGATCTATAACAAATCCAATCCTAATGTAAGAAATAGTAGATCGGACTAAGTAAATTAACCGTAAATATAAGAACTCATCAAAGACAAATGAGAATTCCGCAATTCAATTATGATCTATATATAACAAATCCAATCACTCCAGTTGATGATAATACcaatcctaatatatatatagatatagatagatCAGATCAGATCAACAGAGAGAAAATACCGGTGATGAGATTCATGTCGCAGGGAACGATGCATTCATCATAGCCGGTATCGTCATCTTCTCCAGTCTCGGCAGGAAGGCGAGTTCCATGACCGCTGTAGTGAAAAAAGAGGAAATCGCCAGGTTGTGCCGATCGGATGAGATCGGCGAGGGATTGACGAATGTTGCGGCCAGTGGGCTGGGAATAGGAATCGTCAGTGTCGATAAGAACAGTAATATCATCTTCAGAGAAGCCAAAGCGATTGACGAGAGATCTGTGCATGCGTTTGACATCGTTAATACAACCTTTCAGCTCAGCCTTCGTTCCCGGGTAATTGCATCCAACCAAAACTGCTTTCTTCCCCATTTctaactttctctctctttctctcaatGGTCAGTTTCTCTTCTTTGTTCTTCCTGGTCGATCTATATTATAATCCCCCCTCATAATAAAAGcgatgaatattattattattattggacaCATACACGATACATACACGACTTATccataaactaatttaattataattaatttattttattcattcccACTACTTCAGACTAGTTTGATTATCATTTTATAATCTACTAAACGTTCAAATTACTCTTCTTATGactttaataattaacaaatggGTCCTTAAAAACGGATTAATTCATATGGccaactaatttatttaataaattagcaTTTAAATCCCTTTTTCCTGCCAAGCACTGTCGGCAACGGATAAAATACAGTACAAGTATTGCTTAAAGACTTGTAATTTTGTGGCTTTGGGTTcctacattatttttaaatcaataattttatgtgaataagtttatttaaaatattttctcttctattaaatatgtcatttgaaaaaacagaaattaaataaacaaaaatttattagtTTCCCATAGCACGCAACTGAACTTTGTTAGTAAGCtcagtaaaataaaatattacctacaaattttttatatattgcaatattttaaaaatagtaacaactttgttattttttcagtgatttttaagataattttcGTCTTCTTTATCCTGGATTCAATTATCTTTaagtgaatttttattttacatgaaGTTCAAGTCTCCTTAACTCTATTTCGGGCTCCAGTTGTGTGCATAAAATTTACAGTTTGTCATTCAAGTACATATGCAAACAAGTCCAATGAAATTCCTTGTAAATTTGACAATGGTTATGGACAAATTAATATGATATCTTCCTgtctaatttgataaataaaataaaaaaatgagaatgatCATGTTAAAAAGCATAAAGAGTGAAGGTTACCAGAAGCCCAAGAAGAGCACCAGCCATAACCTCAATCTCAGTGTGCCCAACTGATTCCTTCATTAACATACCTTCATGATCACTTTTCTGTTCACATTCCTCTACCACCATTTTCTCCTCACCATCACCAGCCGAAGAAGCTCCTTCTTCACCGACGATTCCCTTCTTCAATTTTGTTGATA
It encodes the following:
- the LOC124925638 gene encoding metacaspase-4-like, giving the protein MGKKAVLVGCNYPGTKAELKGCINDVKRMHRSLVNRFGFSEDDITVLIDTDDSYSQPTGRNIRQSLADLIRSAQPGDFLFFHYSGHGTRLPAETGEDDDTGYDECIVPCDMNLITDDDFREFVDKVPEGCYITIISDSCHSGGLIDEAKEQIGESTSKKDDQTEREVEESSSGFGFRSFLHQKVEDAIESRGFHVPSALSHDRGHNRGGEEINNKGIESGYEEDWEYVNSKSLPLSTLIEMLKQKTGKDDIDVGKLRPTLFDVFGEDASPKVKKFMKVIMEKLQGGGEGGESGGFMGLVGGLAQEFLKQKLDDNDESYAKPAMDTHVGSKQEVYAGATKRSFPDNGILISGCQTDQTSADASPSGNASEAYGALSNAIQTILAETDGPVSNRELVLKARTILKKQGFTQRPGLYCCDDHAEAPFVC